The sequence below is a genomic window from Aulosira sp. FACHB-615.
CGCCTCAATCGCAAGATTTTAGCTCATACCGTCTGTTTTTGGCTTAATCGCCACAATTGTGATCCTCTTCAATTCGACGCACTTGTTACGGAATATTAAGTCGCACATCGCGTTAAGTCCTATTAAATTAGGGATGTTAATTCAAAGAAAGTCGCAGAAATAGACTTCGTATACCCATTTGTTATTTATGCGATCGCTAATTTTGCAACTTGTTTTACAGCAACGCCATTATCCTGTACCTTGCTGTTTCTGTTTATCCAGTTTCTCTTGAATTGCTTCACGACAAAATTCCGGCGGATCATCTTGTTGTTGTATCGCCTCCTTCATTTCTTTCGTGACACGTAAGTGTACGTACTCAGTTAAGGGTTTGTCCCTATCTGTTTTAAAACCATGATTTTTAATTTCTGGATTACCACGATTATCTTTAGGCACTTTATGTAACTTAATAAAGCTGGACTAATTGATATACACATTGAATAATCATTAGTTAGTGGTTGTTTCACTCGCCAAAGTTCAGACAACCACTAAATGTCCACTGACAAAATGAACACTACTATTCTATGTTCACAAGAACAGAACTTGAACTGTTGACGCTGGCTCAACTGAAAATTTTGTGTAATCGCTATGGTTTACGTCCAACAGGGAACCCAGGATACAAAGTCAGCTACATCACGACACTGATGGCGTTCCCTGTATTGGCGATAAGTCAGATGAAGGATAACCGAGGTTTGAGAATACCATCATTCGAGAGTTATCAACATCTCAGCGTTGCGTTGGATGAAATGAATCAACCAACCTTAGAACAGATAGCATTAATCAGGATTTCAATGGAAGGTAGGCGTATGGAATATCCGGCGAGATATGACCAGGAACAATTACTCAATCGCTATCATGCCAAAAATTACCTAGAACAAGCGATCGCTTTGCTGGAAATCAAGTAATATCTATTCCGTCGCCAGTCGCAGAAATAGCTTTTGCATACACATTTGTTATTTCTGCGATCGCATTTGCCACATAGCGGTTCTCGCTGGAGTCAAATATAGAGTGTTAGAATTTAACTATTGGCAGTACATACTTACTGGTGTAAAAGTTAGCAGGGTTCTACAGAAAAACATCACCAAAGAGTTAATTAGCGTGAAAAATTCAACGCTAACTTTAGTAAGCAAGGTAAAAAGTTGCTAGGCGGTAAACATATCCCAGGTAAGTTAATGAGTAAGGTCACAAACTTACTCTTTGCTGAATTATGTAAAATGACATTAACCTGATCTAATGTTTAACCCTTCATTTTTCATGAAGGGTCTTAGAATCTATGAAACTTTCAGTTACCCTGAACAGCAAGAATCAATTTGTTTTAGCATTAGTCTTGAAAAGTGCGATCGCATTTTCACCCTTGCTGCTGTCTACTGGTGTGGCGAGTGGACAAACTACACCACCCATCACCCAAGAACAAACTATCGCGCAAGTTCTCTCTAATCAAGAACGCGCAGAATTAAACCAACTGCGAAAGCAAGCACCATCTAATGGCATTTCGACAACTATCTTACTCAATCTTTGGTTAGTTATATTAAGTTTATTTCCTGTAGCTGTGATTGCTTTATTTTGGTTACTACGGCGGGTAGCCATTAGAGAAATTGTTGATAAAGCAATGGGACAGCTACAAGGCATCGAAAATTTGCAAAATCAAATAGTGATTGTTAAGCAAGAAGCGGAAAATTTGATTCAAGAAGTCAAAAAAATCAATCGAGAGTTAGAAAATGAATCCGAAGCTCTCAAGCAGAATATACAGCAAGAACAAGAGAATTTATCTAATTTGCAATCTGAGATATTGCAATCCAAGAACAATATTTTATCGGGGTTAGAAGTAGAAATCAAGAATCTACAAAATCATCTAGATAATTTAGAAGCTGAATTTAGTCAGCAATTACAACAATTGCAGCTAACCACCCAACAAAAACGCGATACCAGTTTGGAAAATATTGGTAATTTAGAATCTGATTTTGCTTCACAGATTGCTGAAATCAAAATAGGCACTGAAAAACATAAGCAGATAACTTGGGAATATTTGGAAAAATCCCAAAATGAATTTATATCTCAGTTTGCCAATTTACACGCAGATTTTGAACAACAAAAAGATAATTTAATTGCGGAATTGCTCAAAACGCAACAAGAATTTATCTCAGAATTGGCGGGAATTAGAGTCGATACTGAACAACAAAAAGATAGAACTAAAAATAATATTGCAGAATTAGAAAATAGCTTTAATTTGCATATATCTAGCTTAAACTCGGCAACTCAGCAGCAAAAAGATTACTTACTGGCAGAATTAGTCAAAAACCAACAAGAATTTATCTCAGAATTAGCGGGAATTAGAGTCGATGCTGAACAACAAAAAGATAGAACTAAAAATAATATTGCAGAATTAGAGAATAGCTTTAATTTGTATATATCTAGCTTAAACTCGGCAACTCAGCAGCGAACAGATGACTTACTGGCAGAATTAGTTAAAACGCAACAAGAATTTATCGCAGAGTTGGCGGGAATTAGAGTAAATGCTGAACAGCAAAAAGATAAAACACTGGATAATATTAGAGAAATAGTCAATAGTTTAACTGCTCAACTCTCTGGCTTACCATTGGAGTATGAGCAACAAAAGCAGGTTTTATTAGAAAATCTAGAAAAAATCCAAACAGCCGCACAGTTAGATATTAGCAAACATAAAGATTCAATTATCGAAAATTTGGAAAAATCTGGTTTAGAGTTTGCGGAACAATTTTCGGAACTGCAAGTAAATGCTCAAAAACAAAAGTTATTCCTTCTTGAAAAGCTGGAAAAATTAGAAACTGAATTTGTGTCTCAACTGTCAGAATTACAATTAGATGCTCAACAACGTAAAGAGTTAATTCTCCAAGAAATTACAGAGTCAAAAACGACCCAACCTCAAGCACCACCAGTATCAGTAGAAGCTGATATCCAACAAGGTGATGATTTATTTGCCCAAAAGCAATATGAAGCAGCGATCGCCTGTTACAATCAAGCAATAAAAATCCAGCCGGAAAATGCCACCGCTTGGTTAAAACATGGTCTGACTTTAGCAAGACTGAAGCGTTATCAAGATGCGATCGCTTCCTATGACCAGGCTATCAAACTGCAACCAGATTATCATCAAGCGTGGTGCGATCGCGGCGTGGCGTTTGGTAATCTCCGTCAGCATAAGCAGGCTTTTGCTTGTTTCAATAAAGCCACAAAAATCAAACCCGATGATGTCACGGCTTGGTTAAACCGGGGTTTATCTCTCATAGAATTGGAAGAATATGAAGAAGCATTAGCTTCATTTGAGCAAGCGATTAAATTGCAACCTAACTCGCCCAAAATCTGGGATAAACGCGGTTACACGCTGGTAAGATTAGGTATGGATGACGATGCGATCGCTGCATTTAATAAAGCCATAGAACTTAAGCCAGATTACGCAATTTCTTATTATAATAAAGCAGCTTGTTATGCTCTCCAAAAACAAGCTCAATTAGCAATTGAATGTCTCCAACAAGCAATAGAAATTAATCCCAGATATAAAGAAGATGCGGCCAATGATATCGATTTTGATGAAATCGCTAAAAATGAACGGTTTCAACAGTTAATCGCTGATTAATTTGATATTCTATGTAAGAATTTAGGAGTCAAGAGATATAGTATTAAAATGCCTTACAGTGCGTTTACTTTTAATAAAGTCAAAAAAGACTTTCAACTAACAGTTGTTGAAAATCAGGATTTATTCTCCGATACAGCAGTTGTTACACCTACAGATTACCTAAATATGATTCTGGCAGAACATTTACCTTTAGTAACGGCAATCAATACAGAAAAAGCTCGTTCAGAATTGGTAATCATGCCAGTTTTAATAGAAGTGAGGCGTTATTTACAATATCAAGTGAGCGTCTTCTCTGGTTCTGAGTTTAATGTTGATGCAGCCCAAGGATTAGAAGGACGTTGTGATTTTATCTTGTGTAAATCACCAGAACAGTATGATATCACCAGCCCTGTAGTGACAATTGTTGAAGCTAAAAACGAAAGTATTAAATCAGGTTTAGGACAATGTATTGCCACAATGATTGCTGCTAATTTATTTAATCAACAACAGGGTAATGTTACTAATGAAATTTATGGTGTAGTGACAACAGGAACTGATTGGAAATTTTTAAAACTTTGCAACAGTAATGTTTTTATAGACAAGAAAGATTATTTCATCAAGGAAGTAGACAAAATTCTCGGCATTTTATCTATGAGCCTGAGCAATTCTACAGTTTAGCTTACTTCATACTTGTAATTATTTGGTTAATAATTTCATCTTTCTTACCCGTGACAAAGTTCGCAAAACGTTGTGCTAAAGGTGGAACAAAAACCAGAGGATTGCTAAATCCTGAAAAAATATGCACACCATCAATCTCTGGAACAGCACCAATTATAAAACGTTTGTTACTAAACGCTACTAAACACTTATGCCAAGTTCCTGAGAAGCTGCCTAAAGCTGGTAAGACTTGCGTGATACTTTTTCTCAGCCATTGTTCACTTTCTTCTGCATTAATTTGTGCATGAGGATTTGTCAGTACGCGACTAATTTGTCCCAAGCGCAAGCTACCATCTAGAAATTGAACTACACCTACATCTAATATTGGTGATGCTAATTCTTTTTCAGGTTGATTCCACAATTCATCAACTTG
It includes:
- a CDS encoding tetratricopeptide repeat protein — its product is MKLSVTLNSKNQFVLALVLKSAIAFSPLLLSTGVASGQTTPPITQEQTIAQVLSNQERAELNQLRKQAPSNGISTTILLNLWLVILSLFPVAVIALFWLLRRVAIREIVDKAMGQLQGIENLQNQIVIVKQEAENLIQEVKKINRELENESEALKQNIQQEQENLSNLQSEILQSKNNILSGLEVEIKNLQNHLDNLEAEFSQQLQQLQLTTQQKRDTSLENIGNLESDFASQIAEIKIGTEKHKQITWEYLEKSQNEFISQFANLHADFEQQKDNLIAELLKTQQEFISELAGIRVDTEQQKDRTKNNIAELENSFNLHISSLNSATQQQKDYLLAELVKNQQEFISELAGIRVDAEQQKDRTKNNIAELENSFNLYISSLNSATQQRTDDLLAELVKTQQEFIAELAGIRVNAEQQKDKTLDNIREIVNSLTAQLSGLPLEYEQQKQVLLENLEKIQTAAQLDISKHKDSIIENLEKSGLEFAEQFSELQVNAQKQKLFLLEKLEKLETEFVSQLSELQLDAQQRKELILQEITESKTTQPQAPPVSVEADIQQGDDLFAQKQYEAAIACYNQAIKIQPENATAWLKHGLTLARLKRYQDAIASYDQAIKLQPDYHQAWCDRGVAFGNLRQHKQAFACFNKATKIKPDDVTAWLNRGLSLIELEEYEEALASFEQAIKLQPNSPKIWDKRGYTLVRLGMDDDAIAAFNKAIELKPDYAISYYNKAACYALQKQAQLAIECLQQAIEINPRYKEDAANDIDFDEIAKNERFQQLIAD